In Morganella morganii, the following are encoded in one genomic region:
- a CDS encoding TolC family protein encodes MHSAKRLFAALLCLLSAGVQAVTLSELGQSALNNDLPFRAAGKAYEAEQAEVAAGKSHLLPSVGLSYQNTSYNRLTQRAPVTSQRHYSSHSLNLVVTQPLFDYTAYHQYRAAQIRGTAAESRLQIQQAELINRLVSAYLNLACALELQKTDRLRLALNTAQLGAAQRLLQLGEGTVTEVESARARLRQRQAQIAETEAESLNALLILSDLTGLAQLRMQDLPALKAGDFRLPYLNDGDYADQEQQMLAVHPEIKAAQQETALAKAAAEVQRGAFMPSAQLFTAWSDTQSDSNDTVGQRYRNLSAGIHISVPLFSGGKDLAGMRKVSAQIQQAQYEQDALIQTLRRDLARQYQVFRHSGIQLAALEQAAAAARLQVTAAEKGYAAGQNSQPEVAHAREQYYQAEQELIKARYDGLLAWFRLRHYSSAPETGLFRQIEDYFTVTERPSH; translated from the coding sequence ATGCATTCTGCAAAACGCCTTTTTGCGGCACTGCTGTGTCTGTTGTCCGCCGGTGTGCAGGCGGTGACATTATCTGAACTCGGTCAGTCCGCGCTGAACAATGATCTGCCATTCCGTGCTGCGGGAAAGGCTTATGAGGCGGAACAGGCGGAGGTTGCCGCCGGGAAATCGCACCTGCTGCCGTCCGTCGGGCTGAGTTATCAGAACACGTCGTATAACCGGCTGACACAGCGGGCACCGGTGACCTCTCAGCGGCATTACAGCAGCCATTCCCTCAACCTGGTGGTGACACAGCCGCTGTTTGATTACACAGCATACCATCAGTACCGGGCAGCACAGATACGCGGTACTGCCGCAGAGAGCCGCTTGCAGATACAACAGGCAGAGCTTATCAACCGGCTGGTCTCTGCGTATCTGAACCTAGCCTGTGCTCTGGAACTACAGAAAACAGACCGGCTCCGGCTGGCACTGAATACTGCTCAGCTGGGGGCTGCACAGCGCCTTTTGCAGCTCGGGGAGGGCACTGTGACAGAGGTTGAATCCGCCCGTGCCCGTCTGCGGCAGCGTCAGGCGCAGATCGCGGAAACAGAAGCGGAAAGTCTGAATGCGTTGCTGATATTGTCTGATCTTACCGGCCTGGCGCAGTTGCGGATGCAGGATCTTCCGGCACTGAAAGCGGGGGATTTCCGGCTGCCGTACCTGAATGACGGCGACTATGCGGATCAGGAACAGCAGATGCTGGCGGTGCATCCGGAAATCAAAGCGGCACAGCAGGAAACCGCGCTGGCAAAAGCGGCGGCAGAGGTACAGCGCGGGGCATTTATGCCATCAGCACAGCTCTTTACCGCCTGGTCGGATACCCAATCGGACAGCAATGATACTGTCGGTCAGCGCTACCGTAATCTCAGTGCCGGGATTCACATTTCCGTTCCGCTGTTCAGCGGCGGAAAAGATCTGGCGGGGATGCGTAAGGTATCTGCTCAGATTCAGCAGGCGCAGTATGAACAGGATGCACTGATACAGACACTCCGGCGTGACCTGGCACGTCAGTATCAGGTGTTCCGCCACAGCGGCATACAGCTGGCGGCGCTGGAGCAGGCCGCAGCGGCTGCGCGGTTACAGGTAACGGCGGCGGAAAAAGGGTATGCGGCGGGGCAGAACAGTCAGCCGGAGGTGGCACATGCCCGGGAACAGTATTATCAGGCGGAGCAGGAGCTGATAAAAGCCCGCTATGACGGGCTTCTGGCCTGGTTCCGGCTGCGTCATTACAGCAGCGCGCCGGAAACCGGGCTTTTCAGGCAGATTGAGGACTATTTTACAGTGACGGAGAGACCGTCTCACTGA
- a CDS encoding HlyD family type I secretion periplasmic adaptor subunit: MITKWLSAAPGVKTDTGGYQRAGKYGVVLGLAGFLLWAGFAPLDQGVAASGTVVIAGNIKQVQSPADGVISEIYVQNGQRAEKDQVLVRLRPVQSQAQAVSLAEQLDSTLLIQRRLEAELRGEAAFTPAADDVFYAPPVYGRAQLQAQNALLTDRRLELESEIQARRVTVDGLTQRLITLREIARSTAQQADSLTAQAANLKSLADEGYLPRHRYQEIRRESAALRNQADDTRLQISRAEEEKAAQTEQITQRRAAFHSGIREELSRLSVQRSELKKQQIIENDRLEQHVITAPVTGTVMDVSVFTAGGVVQAGEKLMSVVPEQQTLIIEGKLSPQWIDKVAPGQSADLLFTAFNQNLTPKLRGELTMISADRLINPANGEPYYQIQIVVPEMAAAQVIKPGMPAEIFIRTGERSLLSYLFKPVTDRLFFALTEE, encoded by the coding sequence ATGATCACTAAATGGTTGTCTGCGGCGCCGGGGGTAAAAACCGATACCGGCGGGTATCAGCGCGCGGGGAAATATGGGGTTGTCCTGGGCCTTGCCGGTTTTTTGTTGTGGGCGGGATTTGCACCGCTTGATCAGGGCGTTGCCGCATCAGGAACGGTTGTGATTGCCGGTAATATCAAGCAGGTGCAGTCTCCGGCGGATGGCGTGATTTCTGAGATTTATGTGCAAAACGGCCAGCGGGCGGAAAAAGATCAGGTGCTGGTACGGCTGCGTCCGGTGCAGTCTCAGGCTCAGGCAGTATCGCTGGCAGAGCAGCTCGACAGCACACTGCTGATACAGCGGCGGCTGGAGGCAGAGCTGCGTGGTGAAGCGGCATTTACCCCGGCGGCGGATGATGTCTTTTATGCGCCGCCCGTGTATGGCCGGGCACAGTTACAGGCGCAGAATGCACTGCTTACAGACCGGCGGCTTGAACTGGAGAGTGAGATTCAGGCCCGCCGGGTCACGGTCGACGGCCTGACGCAGCGGCTTATCACTCTGCGGGAGATTGCCCGCAGCACTGCGCAACAGGCGGACAGCCTGACGGCACAGGCGGCAAATCTTAAATCGCTGGCGGATGAGGGGTATCTGCCGCGCCATCGCTATCAGGAAATTCGCCGGGAAAGTGCGGCACTGCGCAATCAGGCGGATGACACCCGGTTACAGATAAGCCGTGCAGAGGAAGAAAAAGCCGCGCAGACAGAGCAGATCACACAGCGGCGGGCAGCTTTTCACAGCGGGATCCGCGAGGAGTTATCGCGCCTGTCAGTTCAGCGCAGTGAGCTGAAAAAACAACAGATTATCGAAAACGATCGGCTGGAACAGCATGTTATCACCGCGCCGGTGACCGGCACTGTTATGGATGTGTCCGTGTTTACCGCAGGCGGTGTGGTGCAAGCCGGGGAAAAACTGATGTCGGTGGTGCCGGAACAGCAGACGCTGATTATTGAAGGCAAATTATCACCGCAGTGGATAGATAAAGTCGCCCCCGGTCAGTCTGCGGATCTGCTGTTTACCGCCTTCAATCAGAACCTGACCCCAAAACTGCGCGGCGAACTGACAATGATCTCCGCCGATCGTCTGATAAATCCGGCAAACGGGGAACCTTACTATCAGATCCAGATCGTGGTGCCGGAAATGGCGGCGGCTCAGGTGATCAAACCCGGTATGCCTGCTGAGATTTTTATCCGTACCGGTGAACGGTCTCTGCTCAGTTATCTGTTTAAGCCTGTGACTGACCGGCTCTTTTTCGCACTGACCGAGGAGTGA
- a CDS encoding type I secretion system permease/ATPase — MLSGKTRNDITAFIAARKSLFTSLALFSGLINLLMLVPSVYMLQVYDRVLPSGNEMTLLMLTLIMAGLLALTGGLDYLRNMLVIRMSNQFDLALNTRVYDAAFQAKLHRTPGHLPLQAQTDLMILRRFITGNGIFAFLDLPWFPLYLLVIALFNPWLGLFACGGAVVLIALALLNERLSGPPLTAANRSSAAAQGMQGSHFAHTEPAEAMGMQQYLRQRWLNRHCDSLKKQTQASDYSAKIMTITKTIRLILQSLMLGLGGWLALDNTISPGMMIAGSILLGRALSPVEQVTGVWKSAKESRLAYQRITALLAAHPQPPQKLALPVPQGNLSVSVMQAGYPGADTPQLHNLHFSLVPGEVLGIIGPSGAGKSALAKLLAGLWPATRGAVRLDRADLCQQDKAVSGKYIGYLPQEIALFPGTIADNIARFDPDADPENIIRAAQLAQVHELILQLPQGYETLTGADGTGLSGGQRQRIALARALYGSPALIILDEPNAALDDAGLSALLAAMDTLKKQGKTIVLITHHKPLLSVTDKLLLLTGGRMQLFGPAEKVIETLNNQAGKNNDH, encoded by the coding sequence ATGCTTTCCGGGAAAACCAGAAATGACATTACGGCATTTATTGCCGCCCGCAAGTCCCTGTTTACCTCACTGGCATTATTCAGCGGACTGATTAATCTGCTGATGCTGGTGCCGTCTGTGTATATGCTGCAGGTGTACGACCGCGTTCTGCCCTCCGGCAATGAAATGACGCTGCTGATGCTGACGCTGATAATGGCCGGATTACTGGCACTGACCGGCGGCCTCGATTATTTGCGCAATATGCTGGTGATCCGCATGAGTAACCAGTTTGATCTGGCGCTGAATACCCGTGTTTATGACGCGGCGTTTCAGGCAAAACTGCACCGTACGCCGGGGCATCTGCCGTTACAGGCACAGACCGATCTGATGATCCTGCGCCGTTTTATCACCGGCAACGGTATTTTTGCTTTTCTCGATCTGCCCTGGTTCCCGCTTTATCTGCTGGTGATCGCCCTGTTTAATCCGTGGCTGGGATTGTTTGCCTGTGGCGGTGCCGTCGTGCTGATCGCGCTTGCGCTGCTCAATGAACGGCTTTCCGGGCCGCCGCTGACCGCTGCAAACCGCTCTTCCGCCGCCGCACAGGGCATGCAGGGCAGCCATTTTGCCCATACTGAACCCGCAGAGGCGATGGGAATGCAGCAGTATTTGCGTCAGCGCTGGCTGAACCGGCACTGCGACAGCCTGAAGAAACAGACACAGGCCAGTGATTATTCAGCAAAAATCATGACAATCACCAAAACCATCCGCCTGATCCTGCAATCCCTGATGCTGGGGCTGGGCGGCTGGCTGGCGCTGGATAATACCATCTCGCCGGGCATGATGATTGCCGGGTCGATTCTGCTGGGACGCGCGCTGTCACCGGTCGAACAGGTCACAGGCGTATGGAAAAGTGCCAAAGAGAGCAGGCTGGCGTATCAGCGGATTACTGCGTTGCTGGCGGCTCACCCGCAACCACCGCAGAAGCTGGCACTGCCGGTTCCGCAGGGTAATTTGTCCGTCTCCGTGATGCAGGCGGGTTATCCCGGCGCTGACACACCGCAGCTGCACAATTTGCATTTCAGCCTTGTACCGGGGGAGGTGCTGGGGATCATCGGTCCGTCAGGTGCCGGAAAATCGGCACTGGCAAAACTGCTCGCCGGGTTATGGCCTGCAACACGCGGGGCTGTCCGGCTGGACAGGGCCGATCTCTGTCAGCAGGACAAAGCGGTGTCCGGCAAATATATCGGTTATCTTCCCCAGGAAATTGCACTTTTTCCCGGCACAATCGCCGATAATATCGCCCGTTTCGATCCTGATGCTGATCCGGAAAATATCATCCGTGCGGCGCAACTGGCACAGGTACATGAATTGATCCTGCAACTGCCGCAGGGCTATGAAACCCTGACCGGGGCAGACGGTACCGGCCTTTCCGGCGGTCAGCGGCAGCGGATCGCCCTGGCGCGGGCACTGTACGGCTCACCGGCACTGATCATTCTGGATGAACCCAATGCCGCGCTGGATGATGCCGGGCTCAGTGCGCTGTTAGCTGCCATGGATACGCTGAAAAAACAGGGAAAAACCATTGTGCTTATTACTCACCATAAACCGCTGCTGTCCGTGACGGACAAGCTGTTGCTGCTTACAGGCGGACGGATGCAGCTTTTTGGCCCGGCGGAGAAGGTCATTGAAACACTTAATAATCAGGCGGGTAAAAATAATGATCACTAA
- a CDS encoding AprI/Inh family metalloprotease inhibitor produces the protein MQISRPLLFSLLLSGQSAAISQKIPAAEALQGPWQFTEDGQTLPVGLTAVPDSTTDGFQLHFTAQPQITAWRPAPDGIAFLTADGTTRYFFSAEAPGRYRAEIWHENGACLLKE, from the coding sequence ATGCAAATATCCCGGCCATTATTGTTTTCGTTGTTGCTATCTGGGCAGAGCGCGGCAATCAGCCAGAAAATTCCCGCTGCAGAAGCGCTTCAGGGGCCCTGGCAGTTTACGGAGGACGGGCAGACGCTGCCGGTCGGACTCACGGCGGTTCCCGACAGCACAACAGACGGGTTTCAGCTGCATTTCACGGCACAGCCGCAGATAACGGCCTGGCGTCCGGCGCCGGACGGCATTGCGTTTCTTACTGCAGACGGCACCACACGTTATTTCTTTTCCGCCGAAGCCCCCGGCCGTTACCGCGCGGAAATCTGGCATGAAAATGGCGCCTGTCTTCTGAAAGAGTAA
- a CDS encoding serralysin family metalloprotease, translated as MGIATYDREDGWSFIDDVLSSPGRGNGRWINNKISYDAFDAGSQIVRANTGWNGAGVLGQPAEVTYSFPTWEGMYYNGAGNTGLKGFNDYQKDQARLSLQSWADVANITFKEVDAGRGEIYTNITFGYINDKYTQAYAWLPHTKDYSGDVVTDSRGFDVSGQSWYSSEPGALNVTPVTGNYGRLTFTHEIGHTLGLNHPGNYNAGQGRPSYKDADYAEDTRQYSVMSYWSEKITGADHKGYYASAPLLDDITAIQKLYGANYNIRTDDTVYGFGSNTGHDYYTAKSITDKLIFTVWDGGGNDTLNFSRYKQDQKISLREGDFSDVGGLSGNVSIAHGVVIENAFGGCGNDVIIGNDADNILKGNAGDDVLYGGAGQDQLWGGTGNDIFVFSAVTDSLYDHPDHIRDFSTGLDSIDLQGLNQNSAGEKFIYFTDEFTGAAGAAELRYNEGLNLTELLINISGDPYNYDFRVDITGQVNVHTDFIV; from the coding sequence ATGGGTATCGCTACATACGACAGGGAAGACGGATGGTCGTTTATCGATGATGTGTTAAGCAGCCCGGGACGGGGTAACGGACGCTGGATTAATAATAAAATTTCATATGATGCCTTTGATGCGGGCAGTCAGATTGTCAGAGCCAATACCGGCTGGAATGGCGCGGGTGTGCTCGGGCAGCCCGCGGAAGTAACCTATTCATTCCCGACATGGGAGGGAATGTATTATAACGGCGCAGGAAACACCGGCCTGAAGGGTTTTAATGACTATCAGAAAGATCAGGCCCGTTTATCACTGCAGTCATGGGCTGATGTGGCAAATATTACCTTTAAGGAAGTGGATGCCGGCCGGGGGGAAATCTATACCAATATCACCTTTGGTTATATCAATGATAAATACACTCAGGCCTATGCCTGGCTGCCGCACACCAAAGATTATTCGGGTGATGTGGTGACTGATTCGCGGGGTTTTGATGTCTCCGGCCAGTCCTGGTACAGCTCAGAACCCGGGGCGCTGAATGTGACACCGGTGACCGGAAACTATGGCCGCCTGACATTTACCCATGAAATCGGTCATACCCTCGGGTTAAATCATCCGGGCAACTATAACGCCGGTCAGGGGCGTCCTTCCTATAAAGATGCGGATTATGCCGAAGATACCCGTCAGTACAGCGTGATGAGTTACTGGAGTGAGAAAATCACCGGTGCAGACCACAAAGGCTACTACGCTTCCGCGCCGCTGCTGGATGACATTACGGCGATTCAGAAACTGTACGGTGCAAATTATAACATCCGCACTGATGACACTGTTTATGGGTTTGGTTCCAATACCGGGCACGATTATTACACCGCAAAGAGTATCACAGACAAGCTTATTTTCACCGTCTGGGACGGCGGTGGCAATGACACCCTGAATTTCTCCCGTTATAAGCAGGATCAGAAAATTTCCCTGCGCGAAGGGGATTTCTCGGATGTCGGCGGCCTGAGCGGAAATGTGTCAATTGCACACGGTGTGGTGATTGAAAATGCCTTCGGCGGGTGCGGAAATGATGTGATCATCGGCAATGATGCGGACAATATTCTGAAAGGCAATGCCGGGGATGATGTGCTGTACGGTGGTGCCGGGCAGGATCAGTTGTGGGGCGGTACCGGGAACGATATTTTCGTGTTCTCGGCGGTGACGGATTCCCTGTATGACCATCCGGATCATATCCGGGATTTTTCAACCGGCCTGGACAGTATTGATTTACAGGGACTGAATCAGAACAGCGCCGGGGAAAAATTCATTTATTTCACCGATGAATTTACCGGTGCGGCCGGTGCGGCCGAGCTCCGGTACAATGAAGGGCTGAACCTGACAGAGTTGCTGATTAATATCAGCGGAGATCCTTACAACTATGATTTCAGAGTGGATATCACCGGCCAGGTGAACGTTCACACTGACTTTATCGTTTAA
- a CDS encoding ABC transporter permease codes for MMSLYWVALKTIWRKEITRFMRIWIQTLIPPVITMSLYFIIFGNLIGNRIGEMGGVGYMQFIVPGLIMMSVITNSYANVSSSFFGAKFQKSIEELLVAPVPTHVIIAGFVGGGVARGVLVGILVTLVSLFFVPLQIHSWFMIIATLLMTSILFSLAGLLNALFAKSFDDISIIPTFVLTPLTYLGGVFYSLTLLPAFWQAVSKLNPIVYMISGFRYGFLGISDVSLTTTLGVLSLFIAVFYLLTWRLIEKGRGLRT; via the coding sequence ATGATGTCGCTGTACTGGGTGGCGCTGAAAACAATCTGGCGCAAAGAAATCACCCGTTTTATGCGGATTTGGATCCAGACGCTGATCCCGCCGGTGATCACCATGTCACTCTATTTTATTATTTTCGGTAATCTTATCGGTAACCGGATCGGTGAAATGGGCGGTGTCGGTTACATGCAGTTTATCGTGCCCGGCCTGATTATGATGTCAGTGATTACGAACTCCTATGCCAACGTATCCTCTTCTTTTTTCGGGGCAAAATTCCAGAAAAGTATTGAGGAACTGCTGGTGGCGCCGGTGCCGACCCACGTCATTATCGCCGGGTTTGTCGGCGGTGGTGTGGCGCGCGGTGTGCTGGTCGGGATCCTGGTCACATTAGTATCTCTGTTCTTTGTGCCGTTACAGATCCACTCCTGGTTTATGATCATTGCCACGCTGCTGATGACTTCCATTCTGTTCTCGCTGGCGGGGCTGCTTAATGCGCTGTTTGCGAAAAGCTTTGATGATATCAGCATTATCCCGACGTTCGTCCTGACGCCGCTGACCTACCTGGGCGGGGTGTTTTACTCCCTGACGCTGTTACCGGCGTTCTGGCAGGCGGTGTCCAAACTGAACCCGATTGTCTATATGATCAGCGGCTTCCGTTATGGTTTCCTCGGTATCAGTGATGTCTCTCTGACCACCACCCTCGGGGTACTGAGCTTGTTTATTGCGGTGTTTTATCTGCTCACCTGGCGCCTGATTGAGAAAGGGCGCGGTCTGAGAACCTGA
- a CDS encoding ABC transporter ATP-binding protein — MTYALEISQLTKQYAGGVQALRGIDLKVSAGDFYALLGPNGAGKSTTIGIISSLVNKTGGKVSVFGYDIDTDLVLAKRQLGLVPQEFNFNPFETVLQIVLQQAGYYGVPHKLAQERAKTYLTQLDLWEKRDERAMRLSGGMKRRLMIARALMHQPKLLILDEPTAGVDIELRRSMWGFLKTLNAQGTTIILTTHYLEEAEMLCRNIGIIQHGELVENTSMKALLGKLESETFILDLGSKNPLPQLEGYTFRLTDTSTLEVDVRREQGLNGVFAQLNAQGIDVLSMRNKANRLEELFVHLVNHDLEAAK; from the coding sequence ATGACCTATGCACTGGAAATATCACAATTAACCAAGCAGTATGCGGGAGGCGTGCAGGCTTTACGGGGAATTGACCTGAAAGTCAGTGCCGGCGATTTCTACGCCCTGCTGGGTCCGAACGGCGCGGGAAAATCCACCACCATCGGGATCATCAGTTCACTGGTGAATAAAACCGGCGGCAAAGTCTCCGTGTTCGGTTATGACATCGATACCGATCTGGTTCTGGCCAAACGTCAGCTCGGCCTGGTACCGCAGGAGTTTAACTTCAACCCGTTTGAGACCGTACTGCAGATTGTCTTACAGCAGGCGGGCTATTACGGGGTGCCGCACAAACTGGCGCAGGAGCGGGCGAAAACCTACTTAACGCAGCTGGATTTGTGGGAGAAACGTGATGAGCGCGCGATGCGTCTGTCCGGCGGGATGAAGCGCCGCCTGATGATTGCCCGCGCACTGATGCATCAGCCGAAACTGCTGATCCTCGACGAACCGACCGCCGGGGTGGATATCGAACTGCGCCGCTCCATGTGGGGGTTCCTCAAGACCCTGAATGCACAGGGCACCACGATCATTCTCACCACGCACTATCTCGAGGAAGCGGAAATGCTGTGCCGCAATATCGGGATTATCCAGCACGGCGAACTGGTGGAAAACACCAGTATGAAAGCGCTGCTCGGTAAGCTGGAATCGGAAACCTTTATCCTCGATCTGGGCTCAAAAAACCCGCTGCCGCAGCTTGAGGGCTACACGTTCCGGCTGACTGATACCTCAACGCTGGAGGTGGATGTCCGCCGTGAACAGGGGCTGAACGGCGTTTTTGCCCAGCTGAATGCGCAGGGCATTGATGTGTTAAGCATGCGCAACAAAGCGAACCGGCTGGAGGAATTATTTGTGCATCTGGTGAATCATGATTTGGAGGCTGCAAAATGA
- the can gene encoding carbonate dehydratase, with amino-acid sequence MMKKIEELFANNKQWSESVNEKDPEFFKELAQAQKPRFLWIGCSDSRVPAEKLIEAAPGDLFVHRNVANLVIHTDLNCLSVIQYAVDVLQVEHIIVCGHYNCGGIQAAIEGTELGLINNWLLHIRDIWYQHSSLLGELAPQDRINRLCELNVVEQVYNLGHSTIMQAAWKRGQRVMIHGWIYGINNGLLHDLDISSDSREKMELAYRQAVAKLSNMPSS; translated from the coding sequence ATGATGAAAAAAATCGAAGAACTGTTTGCCAATAACAAACAGTGGTCCGAATCTGTAAACGAAAAAGATCCGGAATTTTTCAAAGAGTTAGCACAGGCTCAAAAGCCGCGTTTTCTCTGGATCGGCTGCTCCGACAGCCGTGTTCCCGCCGAAAAACTGATCGAAGCAGCACCGGGCGATCTGTTTGTTCACCGTAATGTGGCAAACCTTGTCATCCATACCGACCTGAACTGCCTGTCCGTCATCCAGTATGCCGTGGATGTGCTCCAGGTTGAACATATTATCGTCTGCGGTCACTACAACTGCGGCGGTATTCAGGCCGCAATTGAGGGCACCGAGCTGGGGCTTATCAACAACTGGTTACTGCATATCCGTGATATCTGGTATCAGCACAGCTCCCTGCTGGGCGAACTCGCACCACAGGACCGCATCAACCGTCTGTGTGAACTGAACGTGGTGGAACAGGTGTATAACCTGGGGCACTCCACCATTATGCAGGCAGCGTGGAAACGCGGCCAGCGTGTGATGATCCACGGCTGGATCTACGGGATTAACAACGGCCTGCTGCATGATCTGGATATCAGCTCTGACAGCCGCGAAAAAATGGAACTGGCTTACCGCCAGGCCGTGGCCAAACTTTCAAATATGCCGTCGTCCTGA
- the hpt gene encoding hypoxanthine phosphoribosyltransferase — MKKHTLDTMISEAEIQQRVADLGSEISAHYRHSNKELVLVGLLKGSFIFMADLCRKIDVPHEVDFMTVSSYGSGTSSTRDVKIVKDLDEDIRGKDVLIVEDIIDSGNTLHRVRDILSLRGPNSVAICTLLDKPSRREVDVPVDWVGYAIEDKFVVGYGIDYAQSYRHLPYIGHVTLLEE, encoded by the coding sequence ATGAAGAAACACACCTTAGATACAATGATCTCCGAAGCTGAGATTCAGCAGCGCGTTGCCGATCTCGGCAGCGAAATTTCCGCACACTATCGTCACAGCAACAAAGAGCTGGTCTTAGTCGGGTTACTGAAAGGATCTTTTATTTTTATGGCCGATCTGTGCCGTAAAATTGATGTTCCGCATGAAGTCGATTTTATGACGGTATCCAGTTACGGCAGCGGCACCTCGTCCACCCGTGATGTGAAAATTGTCAAAGACCTGGACGAAGATATCCGCGGCAAAGACGTGCTGATCGTGGAAGATATCATTGATTCCGGAAATACACTGCACCGTGTGCGCGACATTCTGTCTCTGCGCGGCCCGAACTCCGTGGCTATCTGCACCCTGCTGGATAAACCGTCCCGCCGTGAGGTGGATGTGCCGGTTGACTGGGTCGGTTACGCAATCGAAGACAAATTTGTGGTCGGCTACGGCATCGACTACGCCCAGAGCTACCGCCACCTGCCGTATATCGGCCATGTGACACTGCTGGAAGAGTAA